A genomic segment from Eremothecium gossypii ATCC 10895 chromosome III, complete sequence encodes:
- the ATP22 gene encoding Atp22p (Syntenic homolog of Saccharomyces cerevisiae YDR350C (ATP22)), which translates to MRRAGFQASSLLGRICSSGLNCKKLTVAFSSNEHMAMSSWAGDLGRRIGTQLYRRENVAELRRLQAELQQQWTAAGDGRARAELEACARDEEERAFFRLLMPASGPEVTQRLEEAVKEVLGGRSSRAEKRERLYCAIALVARENAGRGIEVPEAAHRWFAADLGRNEYFGHMQFLIEHGVQLNAPAAFQLVRTMLRSGSELEVQLVSFKLFLYDTESRRVFEEKFDRVYDFMRMHYVITQMVVRRDFRFMRDYLEVLARRLEQHELCDARMSAAVQRDHIARYTELLMLYARKSGDEKMLAELFASLVDSLPRGMGGATLRQPLHEVMTYLISENQPQQVLKLVAGMRKAEPNRRPGKSSVPGTLALVVSALRQFNNPNLVVSFIVQAYRKTQTRVLLGQLGLWSLAFYGRAVALSPEAAKSPQELAQISPVDLPKELILKSVPDSCIMCELYQAILSEKRSQVPAEEYREILIQLFALYQDFMGKLVHKYDYYHLYDTSVLRLLLYKIKNEVGDGELAFKLLMDFYGQPKMRPKCTAEGNPFGVVLYQNNAITQTQLNQALALMGGLRIPMDFKTTSSMVLWYASAGDIDLAHTWYTKLVRGRFQMKNRRVLKLALAHGWTIPAYADQQLVSELSRADNSSDGPEHTQEAVETAVLESEEASACTSIIIEKADELLHKIQQTRPLDPPSDTRSAAP; encoded by the coding sequence ATGCGGAGGGCTGGCTTTCAGGCTAGCAGCCTCCTAGGCCGAATATGCTCGAGCGGATTGAACTGCAAGAAGTTGACGGTTGCGTTCAGTAGCAATGAGCACATGGCGATGTCGAGCTGGGCTGGAGACCTTGGAAGACGAATAGGCACTCAGCTGTACCGGCGCGAGAACGTCGCagagctgcggcggctgcaggcggagctgcagcagcagtgGACCGCAGCCGGGGATGGGCGGGCGCGtgcggagctggaggcgTGTGCGCGCGATGAGGAGGAACGGGCATTTTTCCGCCTGTTGATGCCGGCGAGCGGGCCGGAGGTGACGCAGCggctggaggaggcggTCAAGGAGGTGCTTGGCGGGCGGAGCAGCCGCGCAGAGAAGCGCGAGCGGCTGTACTGCGCGATCGCGCTCGTGGCGCGGGAGAACGCGGGTCGTGGAATCGAGGTGCCGGAGGCTGCGCACCGGTGGTTCGCGGCGGATCTGGGCCGCAACGAGTACTTTGGCCACATGCAATTTCTGATCGAGCACGGGGTGCAGTTGAATGCGCCGGCTGCATTCCAGCTGGTCCGCACGATGCTGCGTAGCGGGTCGGAGCTGGAGGTGCAGCTTGTGTCGTTCAAGCTGTTTCTGTACGACACCGAAAGCCGTCGGGTATTCGAGGAGAAGTTTGATCGCGTGTACGACTTCATGCGGATGCACTACGTTATCACCCAGATGGTGGTGCGGCGCGACTTTCGGTTCATGCGCGACTACCTGGAGGTCCTGGCGCGCCGGCTCGAGCAACACGAGTTGTGCGATGCCCGCATGTCTGCCGCTGTGCAACGGGACCACATTGCCCGATACACCGAGCTGCTGATGCTGTATGCGCGGAAGTCTGGGGATGAGAAAATGCTGGCGGAGCTCTTTGCCTCCTTGGTCGATAGTCTGCCTCGCGGGATGGGCGGAGCCACTCTTCGTCAGCCATTGCATGAAGTCATGACGTACCTGATCAGCGAAAACCAGCCGCAACAGGTGCTGAAACTGGTGGCGGGCATGCGCAAGGCGGAGCCCAATCGGCGGCCGGGCAAATCCTCCGTTCCAGGCACCTTGGCGCTGGTTGTTTCGGCGTTGCGACAGTTCAACAATCCTAATCTCGTCGTGAGCTTTATTGTGCAGGCATACAGAAAGACGCAAACGAGAGTGCTGCTGGGACAACTCGGGCTATGGTCTCTGGCATTTTATGGCCGCGCTGTTGCGCTCTCTCCCGAGGCGGCGAAGTCGCCgcaggagctggcgcagatATCGCCTGTGGACCTGCCGAAGGAGCTAATACTGAAGTCCGTACCTGACAGCTGTATAATGTGCGAGCTCTATCAGGCGATTCTATCCGAGAAGCGATCGCAGGTGCCCGCGGAGGAGTACCGCGAGATTTTAATCCAGCTATTTGCGCTTTACCAGGACTTTATGGGGAAGCTGGTTCACAAATATGACTACTATCATTTGTACGACACCAGTGTCCTCCGCTTGCTGCTTTACAAGATCAAGAACGAGGTTGGTGATGGCGAGTTGGCATTCAAGCTCCTGATGGACTTCTATGGGCAACCTAAAATGCGGCCAAAGTGCACCGCGGAAGGTAACCCGTTCGGCGTGGTGCTATACCAGAACAACGCGATCACGCAAACACAATTAAACCAGGCTCTTGCGCTCATGGGCGGCCTGCGCATCCCAATGGACTTCAAGACCACGTCGAGCATGGTGCTCTGGTATGCGTCCGCGGGCGACATCGATCTGGCCCACACCTGGTACACGAAGCTGGTCCGTGGCAGGTTCCAGATGAAAAACCGCCGGGTGCTGAAGCTGGCGCTAGCGCACGGCTGGACAATCCCTGCGTATGCCGACCAGCAACTCGTGTCTGAGCTTTCGCGCGCGGATAATTCGAGCGACGGCCCAGAGCACACACAAGAAGCTGTCGAAACTGCAGTCTTAGAAAGCGAAGAGGCGTCAGCGTGCACCAGCATAATCATCGAGAAGGCCGATGAGCTGTTGCACAAGATACAGCAGACACGGCCTCTCGATCCGCCAAGCGATACCAGATCGGCAGCACCTTGA
- the SWD2 gene encoding WD-repeat containing protein SWD2 (Syntenic homolog of Saccharomyces cerevisiae YKL018W (SWD2)): protein MSIGINKDTLAGFRAVKSFKVAQKEQGPITSLSFDDHGQYLLSATACDNMHLYDAAGCRFLNTVASKKYGCHAAKFTHAQSECVYSSTMISFDIRHLNLETNQYLRYFQGHEALVSDLAMSPLDDTFLSASYDESVRLWDLRTSKAQAIVPSVVPNSVAYDPSGLVFALGNPESQEIGLYNVRQLKAGPFMVVKVDPRFSQWTKMEFSNDGRYLLLASSAGRQLILDAFDGAQLFELTGTKPFPLREFMDAGSACFTPDGRYTLGTDYDGRIAFWNHSESVSQRTLKPQGFVAAAPGTCPRTIAFNPKYSMFVTADESVEFYVYDEH, encoded by the coding sequence ATGAGTATCGGGATCAACAAAGACACATTGGCGGGGTTCCGGGCGGTCAAGTCTTTCAAGGTGGCGCAGAAGGAACAGGGCCCGATCACGTCGCTGTCGTTCGACGACCATGGACAGTACCTTCTGAGCGCAACGGCGTGCGACAACATGCACCTGTACGACGCGGCCGGGTGCCGGTTCCTGAACACGGTGGCGTCGAAGAAGTACGGGTGTCACGCGGCGAAGTTCACGCACGCGCAGAGCGAGTGCGTGTACTCCTCGACGATGATCTCGTTCGACATCCGGCACCTGAACCTCGAGACGAACCAGTACCTGCGGTACTTCCAGGGCCACGAGGCGCTGGTGAGCGACCTGGCGATGTCGCCGCTGGACGACACGTTTCTCAGCGCGTCGTACGACGAGTCTGTGCGGCTGTGGGACCTGCGGACGTCGAAGGCGCAGGCGATCGTGCCGAGCGTGGTGCCGAACAGCGTGGCGTACGACCCCAGCGGGCTTGTGTTTGCACTGGGGAACCCGGAGAGCCAGGAGATCGGGCTGTACAACGTGCGGCAGCTGAAGGCGGGGCCGTTCATGGTGGTGAAGGTGGACCCGCGGTTCAGCCAGTGGACGAAGATGGAGTTCTCGAACGATGGGCGgtacctgctgctggctTCGTCGGCGGGACGGCAGCTGATACTGGACGCGTTCGACGGCGCGCAGCTGTTCGAGCTGACGGGGACGAAACCGTTCCCGCTGCGCGAGTTCATGGACGCTGGATCGGCCTGCTTCACGCCGGATGGCCGCTACACGCTCGGGACGGACTACGACGGGCGCATTGCCTTCTGGAACCACTCGGAGTCCGTAAGCCAGCGGACGCTGAAGCCGCAGGGTTTTGTTGCCGCGGCGCCGGGCACCTGTCCGCGCACGATTGCCTTCAACCCCAAATATAGCATGTTCGTTACCGCCGACGAGAGCGTGGAGTTTTATGTTTATGATGAACACTAG
- the ATP7 gene encoding F1F0 ATP synthase subunit d (Syntenic homolog of Saccharomyces cerevisiae YKL016C (ATP7)) gives MSLARSAANKLDWAKVIASLKLTGKTAAQLTQFKKRNDEARRRLFELESQPAEVDFAHYRAVLKNTAVVDQIEASCRAYRPVTVDVSKQISSLEAFEAQAVRDAQETEAVVGRELKALKETLANIEAARPFDELTVDELAAARPEIDTKVAEMVKRGKWEVPGYKEKFGDLTVM, from the coding sequence ATGTCGCTAGCCAGATCCGCAGCCAACAAGCTAGACTGGGCCAAGGTGATTGCGTCGCTCAAGCTGACGGGCAAGACCGCGGCGCAGCTGACGCAGTTCAAGAAGCGCAACGACGAGGCGCGCAGACGGCTCTTCGAGCTGGAGTCGCAGCCGGCGGAGGTAGACTTCGCGCACTACCGCGCGGTACTCAAGAACACCGCGGTGGTGGACCAGATCGAGGCGTCGTGCCGCGCATACCGCCCCGTTACGGTGGACGTGTCGAAGCAGATTTCCAGCCTCGAGGCGTTTGAGGCGCAGGCCGTGCGGGACGCGCAGGAGACCGAGGCGGTGGTGGGCCGCGAGCTGAAGGCATTGAAGGAGACGCTAGCCAACATCGAGGCCGCGCGTCCGTTCGACGAGCTGACCGTGGACGAGCTTGCTGCCGCGCGCCCCGAGATCGACACCAAGGTCGCGGAGATGGTCAAGCGCGGGAAGTGGGAGGTGCCGGGCTACAAGGAGAAGTTCGGCGACCTCACAGTCATGTAa
- the HCS1 gene encoding ATP-dependent 5'-3' DNA helicase HCS1 (Syntenic homolog of Saccharomyces cerevisiae YKL017C (HCS1)), protein MSVELAEKLLACVAHEQQQDVEVTARQLRELPLAQLVAAGLAVSRLQLENVRTGYGGKVYAELGPARGLADELVLGSTGVGDIVRVFAPKSRDEALEGVVFRCSAQQVVVALDEGGEAAALQLQSASSVVMVKTVNTVTYKRMESTLRKLAEHGDEISNPIAQYLLCQRPFHAQPPEQGVEFHNPDLNASQRDAVAFALRNEISIIHGPPGTGKTHTLVELIRQLYDRGHRVLVCGPSNIAVDTVLERLSRPIPGAELLRVGHPARLLPGNLAHSLDILAKEGDGGSIVRDIGREINQRIADVRKIKSSRDRKKAWQEVRDLRKELKQRERNVVSELILAARVVVCTLHGSSAYSLCHMYDKCARLFDTVIIDEVSQSLEPQCWIPLISHYQSNISKLVIAGDNKQLPPTVKTEDDAHVRQVLSTTIFDKLERHYGDQFKKLLDVQYRMNERIMAFASESLYAGKLKAWQGVASQTLADLPGVDESDDTSAPLVWYDTQGDDFPEAEEAAGGPALMASKFNENEAYLVLHHISQLRACNVPQEAIGVISPYNAQVALLKKIIHGQHPLVEISSVDGFQGREKECIVLSLVRSNDSFDVGFLRDERRLNVAMTRARRQLCVIGNMETLERSQSQFLRSWVRWSEEHSEIRYPDLSEIL, encoded by the coding sequence ATGAGCGTAGAGCTAGCCgagaagctgctggcgtGTGTTGCgcacgagcagcagcaggatGTGGAAGTGACcgcgcggcagctgcgcgagctgccgctggcgcagctggtggCGGCCGGACTCGCGGTGAGCCgtctgcagctggagaACGTGCGGACCGGGTACGGTGGCAAGGTGTACGCGGAGCTTGGTCCGGCAAGGGGGTTGGCGGACGAGCTGGTGCTGGGGAGCACGGGCGTGGGGGATATCGTGCGCGTTTTCGCTCCCAAGAGCAGAGATGAGGCGCTGGAGGGCGTGGTATTCCGATGCAGCGCGCAACAGGTGGTAGTGGCGCTGGACGAGGGGGGCGAGGCGGCTgccctgcagctgcagtcGGCCAGTAGCGTGGTGATGGTGAAGACAGTCAACACAGTGACGTACAAGCGCATGGAATCGACGCTGCGCAAGTTGGCGGAGCACGGCGACGAGATCTCGAATCCAATTGCACAGTACCTGCTCTGCCAGCGGCCGTTCCACGCGCAGCCGCCCGAGCAGGGCGTGGAGTTCCACAACCCGGATCTCAATGCCTCTCAGCGGGACGCGGTAGCGTTTGCGCTGCGGAACGAGATCTCGATCATCCACGGGCCACCGGGCACCGGCAAGACGCACACGCTGGTGGAGCTGATCCGGCAGCTGTACGACAGGGGGCACCGCGTGCTCGTGTGTGGGCCGTCCAACATCGCAGTGGACACCGTGCTGGAGAGGCTGTCGCGTCCGATCCCGGgcgcggagctgctgcgtgtCGGGCACCCTGCGCGCCTGCTACCCGGCAACCTTGCCCATTCGCTGGATATTCTGGCCAAGGAGGGCGACGGGGGCAGCATTGTTCGGGATATAGGCAGGGAGATTAACCAGCGGATCGCAGACGTCAGGAAGATCAAGTCATCTCGCGACCGGAAGAAGGCATGGCAAGAGGTGCGCGACCTGCGCAAGGAGCTGAAGCAGCGGGAGCGCAACGTGGTGAGCGAACTGATCCTAGCTGCCCGGGTCGTGGTGTGCACATTGCACGGGTCCAGCGCCTACAGTCTCTGTCACATGTATGACAAGTGTGCGCGGCTTTTTGACACGGTCATCATCGATGAAGTCTCGCAGAGCCTGGAGCCCCAGTGCTGGATCCCGTTGATCTCGCACTACCAGTCTAATATTTCCAAGCTGGTCATTGCGGGCGACAACAAGCAGCTGCCGCCGACTGTCAAGACCGAGGACGACGCGCACGTCCGGCAGGTCCTGTCAACCACGATCTTCGACAAGCTCGAGCGCCACTACGGCGACCAGTtcaagaagctgctggacgtgcAGTACCGCATGAACGAGCGCATCATGGCATTTGCATCCGAGAGCTTGTACGCGGGCAAGCTAAAGGCGTGGCAGGGCGTGGCGTCGCAGACGTTGGCAGATCTGCCGGGCGTCGACGAGTCCGACGATACCAGCGCCCCGCTGGTGTGGTACGACACCCAGGGCGATGACTTTCCCGAGGCGGAAGAGGCCGCGGGCGGGCCTGCCCTGATGGCGTCGAAGTTCAACGAAAACGAGGCCTACCTCGTGCTGCACCATATCTCGCAGCTCCGCGCGTGCAACGTTCCACAGGAAGCCATCGGCGTCATCTCGCCGTACAACGCGCAAGTGGCGCTGCTCAAGAAGATCATCCACGGGCAGCATCCGCTGGTCGAAATCTCGAGTGTGGACGGGTTCCAGGGCCGCGAGAAGGAGTGCATCGTGCTCTCCCTCGTGCGCAGCAACGACTCGTTCGACGTCGGCTTCCTGCGCGACGAGCGCCGTCTCAACGTCGCAAtgacgcgcgcgcggcgccaGCTGTGTGTCATCGGCAACATGGAGACCCTCGAGCGCAGCCAGTCGCAGTTCCTACGTAGCTGGGTGCGGTGGTCAGAAGAGCACAGCGAGATACGGTACCCAGACCTAAGTGAAATTCTATAA
- a CDS encoding ACL101Cp (Syntenic homolog of Saccharomyces cerevisiae YIR025W (MND2)) yields the protein MAIEALGIYLGCASEERERSVAELPVLGDLEQQAPAERGWEERRGGRAGVAKLKRRRHAPLSAYSTYSQRPLSTSARFSEFDLEELIAQRTLAYIRTLGHGSIRPIGIGKTVRELEREKQGRQENQPAAAGPEDCQPRPVENRDELAGALEHMAFDLDRGLQSEQEESYNYDDEFDRVEEEATVEPRPTERVPAGTRLYGDSQLPEAAYLAAYAHELEPPEAAELTSLSVPGSAGLGGPVQGSRVSSLNAGRAEGARERYLE from the coding sequence ATGGCGATCGAGGCGCTGGGGATCTATCTTGGATGCGCGAGCGAGGAGCGGGAGCGCAGCGTAGCGGAGCTGCCGGTGCTCGGGGACctcgagcagcaggcgccGGCGGAGCGGGGGTGGGAGGAGCGGCGCGGGGGGCGGGCAGGCGTGGCGAAGCTcaagcggcggcggcacgcGCCGCTGTCGGCGTACTCGACGTACTCGCAGCGGCCGCTGTCGACGAGCGCGCGGTTCAGCGAGTTTGACCTGGAGGAGCTAATTGCGCAGCGGACGCTGGCGTACATCCGCACGCTGGGGCACGGCAGCATCCGGCCGATTGGGATCGGCAAGACGGTGCGCGAGCTAGAGCGGGAGAAGCAGGGGCGGCAGGAGAACCAacccgcggcggcggggccCGAGGACTGCCAGCCGCGGCCGGTGGAGAACCGGGACGAGCTGGCAGGGGCGCTGGAGCACATGGCGTTCGACTTGGACCGCGGCCTGCAGTCGGAACAGGAGGAGAGCTACAACTACGACGACGAGTTCGACCgggtggaggaggaggcgACAGTGGAGCCGCGGCCGACGGagcgcgtgccggcgggCACGCGGCTGTACGGCGACTcgcagctgccggaggCGGCGTACCTGGCGGCGTACGCGCACGAACTGGAGCCGCCGGAGGCGGCTGAGCTGACGTCGCTGAGCGTACCGGGCAGCGCGGGGCTGGGCGGGCCCGTGCAGGGCTCGCGCGTGTCCAGCCTGAACGCGGGGCGCGCGGagggcgcgcgcgagcgGTATCTAGAGTAG
- the YVH1 gene encoding tyrosine protein phosphatase YVH1 (Syntenic homolog of Saccharomyces cerevisiae YIR026C (YVH1)) — protein sequence MVEEVPDVTRILGGIYVGSVKPIVNHTPLKGMFNITHILSVLKFTVIPEYLVRKGYTLKNIAIDDDESTDILQYINESNRFIDQCLFPHEEEYDPRKVDFRKKKQHGSVYIHCQAGVSRSVSFTIAYLMYRYGLDLKSALHAVKRRRPEAQPNDGFMEQLRIFEEMGGQYVDTALPRYRHWVLQASLQADPTGSGILAREETYRGDGEEDLQSLSTEDRHKLTMLRCKKCRQRLALSTAFIQHEPPSAESSEGHFIRRAAGSRRIIDIQQSQDQCSHFFVEPLNWMKAELQGKQELEGKFSCPNCTQKVGGYNWKGSRCSCGKWMIPAIHLQAAKVDQVDAARLALPNLVNFETKQ from the coding sequence ATGGTAGAAGAGGTCCCAGATGTCACCAGAATCCTAGGCGGTATATATGTGGGCAGTGTGAAGCCTATCGTGAACCACACGCCTCTAAAGGGCATGTTCAACATCACGCATATACTCTCGGTGCTGAAGTTCACCGTGATCCCAGAGTACTTGGTCAGAAAGGGCTACACGCTCAAGAACATAGCCatcgacgacgacgagaGCACCGACATACTGCAGTACATCAACGAGTCCAACCGGTTCATTGACCAGTGTTTGTTCCCGCACGAGGAAGAATACGACCCTCGCAAGGTCGACTTCcgcaagaagaagcagcATGGAAGCGTATACATCCACTGCCAGGCCGGGGTTTCGCGGTCGGTCTCCTTTACTATTGCGTACCTGATGTATCGCTACGGGCTCGACCTCAAGTCCGCGCTCCACGCGGTGAAGCGCAGGCGCCCAGAGGCGCAGCCGAACGACGGCTTCatggagcagctgcgcatCTTCGAGGAGATGGGCGGCCAGTACGTCGACACAGCGCTGCCGCGCTACCGCCATTGGGTGCTGCAGGCCTCGCTGCAGGCAGACCCGACCGGCAGCGGCATCCTGGCGAGGGAGGAGACCTACCGCGGCGACGGCGAGGAGGACCTACAGTCGCTTTCGACCGAGGACCGCCACAAGCTCACAATGCTGCGTTGCAAGAAGTGCCGCCAGCGGCTCGCGCTCTCGACCGCATTCATCCAGCACGAGCCGCCTAGCGCGGAGTCCAGCGAGGGCCACTTCATccggcgcgccgccggcagcaggcgcaTCATCGACATCCAGCAGTCGCAGGACCAGTGCTCGCACTTCTTCGTCGAGCCCCTGAACTGGATGAAGGCTGAGCTGCAAGGCaagcaggagctggagggAAAGTTCTCCTGCCCTAACTGCACGCAGAAGGTCGGCGGCTACAACTGGAAGGGCTCCCGTTGCAGCTGCGGCAAGTGGATGATCCCCGCCATCCACCTGCAGGCCGCCAAGGTCGACCAGGtcgacgccgcgcgcctCGCGCTGCCGAACCTCGTCAACTTCGAAACTAAGCAATGA
- the MCO12 gene encoding Mco12p (Syntenic homolog of Saccharomyces cerevisiae YKL018C-A; 1-intron): MPSLKQMVHFSADLALVAMVLAGLRRSTGYVLAYEASDLRNYIRRYLGWGEYLFDQLAALAARSAYFRRETALDGFLGGAFRRLEEVAGAEGEGRAHERAAAPRPAHLD; encoded by the exons ATGCCCTCA CTCAAGCAGATGGTGCACTTCAGCGCCGACCTCGCGCTGGTGGCGATGGTGCTGGCCGGGCTGCGGCGCAGCACGGGCTACGTGCTCGCGTACGAAGCCTCTGACCTGCGCAACTACATACGGCGGTACCTGGGGTGGGGCGAGTACCTGTTCGACCAGCTGGCCGCGCTAgctgcgcgcagcgcgtACTTCCGGCGCGAGACGGCGCTGGACGGGTTCCTGGGCGGGGCGTTCCGGCGGCTGGAGGAGGTTGCAGGCGCGGAGGGCGAGGGGCGCGCCCAcgagcgcgcggccgcgccgcggccggcgcaTCTAGACTag
- the PUT3 gene encoding Put3p (Syntenic homolog of Saccharomyces cerevisiae YKL015W (PUT3)) produces MAADGQTGPMESYQAVVQSGEVQELEYGQAAGYPEVMEVCGTLAGREERNKRPAKRAPLACLRCRRRHVRCPGGTPCAKCAVANIACEYLEPSKKLIVSMKYLQRLQEDLARARKENAALNAALREERGEVEMQARTLAAEAEEGIQFHRNTVDEEDEVVPDFAERRGRLVESRKGQRYFVGSSSMTLFGMEVQSLVPEALQRDRGELESPILGAARLAAPSAVDQQAERVTLVHQDDNSTYKLVLNGSYGGTEELELHLRLPPFAYAMLLVDTFVTYNDGCFYFFNEGIVKHSLRRSYAGHVAYQDYTLQAMWLCKVFLIFAIGEMYLGTANCDLNEHPSSRRRSTLPGSGFFAHAAQLFSILFSSEGIENATAEGGIEIMLLYAFYLQVADRTVPSYFYFGEALRACLILGWHVDAQRDVLTRFELEHHRRLWWTVYMFERMLSSKAGLPLSLSDNTIATELPDDFDMSNPPPGCEHYIFAEAEYITHCVRITQVNAQILIKLYQKQPDSNILPIIKDIVMQLLEWRANMSAFLQVDFTQKELKISRLCTNMFTEYFQGLNLAIRPLLFHFVSKQLASFQETNTYINLSKYSKTISSLLNCSLQASINSIRSLWVLMGENMVALFGYMDREYLFTSACTLIFFNAAFGIHEQTYHHLDHALRIFTKMRDLGNHPAGLRMAQLLRLMIDLDFHDVMKDLIAKHSDSSRCASSSFDQPQAEIDTLMQPRPQSPTASTTSSSALSTDSVAPDMTELSKHETLTIEKNVSRLDLQTLDMHEDLQELLDNLDEVGKSDDQLWKEVTDQAMWLGSSMDPTSALGNEADFYRSNSTQFK; encoded by the coding sequence ATGGCAGCGGACGGGCAGACGGGACCAATGGAAAGTTATCAGGCGGTGGTCCAGTCTGGCGAGGTACAGGAGCTCGAGTACGGGCAAGCGGCTGGGTACCCGGAGGTGATGGAGGTTTGCGGGACACTCGCGGGGCGCGAGGAGCGCAACAAACGGCCGGCAAAGCGGGCACCGCTGGCGTGCTTgcgctgccggcggcggcacgTGCGGTGCCCCGGGGGGACGCCGTGCGCGAAGTGCGCGGTGGCGAATATCGCTTGCGAGTACCTGGAGCCCAGCAAGAAGCTGATAGTGTCGATGAAATACCTGCAGCGGCTACAGGAGGACTTGGCGCGGGCCCGGAAGGAAAACGCGGCGCTGAACGCAGCACTGCGCGAGGAGCGGGGCGAGGTGGAGATGCAGGCACGGACGCTGGCGGCTGAGGCGGAGGAGGGGATCCAGTTCCACCGCAACACGgtggacgaggaggacgaggtgGTGCCGGACTTTGCTGAGCGGCGGGGGCGGCTGGTGGAGTCGCGGAAGGGGCAGCGGTACTTCGTGGGCTCGTCGTCGATGACGCTCTTCGGAATGGAGGTGCAGTCGCTGGTGCcggaggcgctgcagcgcgaCCGGGGCGAGTTGGAGAGCCCTATTCTAGGCGCCGCGAGGCTGGCCGCGCCGTCTGCGGTGGATCAGCAGGCGGAGCGGGTCACGCTCGTCCATCAGGATGACAACTCCACCTACAAGCTGGTGCTGAACGGTAGCTATGGTGGCACAGAGGAGCTCGAACTGCACCTGCGTCTGCCGCCCTTTGCCTACGCGATGCTTCTTGTCGATACCTTCGTGACCTACAATGATGGCTGCTTCTACTTCTTCAACGAGGGCATCGTGAAGCACAGcctgcggcgcagctacGCTGGCCACGTGGCTTACCAGGACTACACGCTACAGGCAATGTGGCTATGTAAAGTCTTTCTTATCTTTGCAATAGGCGAGATGTATCTGGGGACCGCGAACTGCGATCTAAATGAACATCCGTCGTCGCGGCGAAGGTCAACGCTCCCGGGGTCCGGCTTCTTTGCGCATGCCGCGCAGCTCTTTAGCATTCTCTTCTCAAGCGAAGGCATTGAGAACGCCACTGCCGAGGGCGGCATCGAGATCATGCTACTCTATGCCTTTTACCTGCAGGTAGCGGATCGCACTGTACCTTCTTACTTTTATTTCGGCGAGGCGCTGCGTGCCTGCCTAATTCTGGGGTGGCATGTGGATGCACAACGTGATGTGCTGACTCGTTTCGAGCTGGAGCACCATCGAAGGCTGTGGTGGACTGTGTACATGTTTGAGCGCATGCTGAGCAGCAAAGCGGGTCTTCCCCTCAGTTTGTCAGATAACACCATAGCGACTGAACTCCCGGATGACTTTGACATGTCAAACCCTCCGCCAGGCTGCGAGCACTACATATTTGCGGAAGCCGAGTACATTACCCATTGTGTGCGAATCACTCAGGTGAATGCGCAGATCTTGATCAAGCTTTATCAGAAACAGCCGGATTCGAATATTCTTCCTATCATTAAGGATATCGTCATGCAGCTCTTGGAATGGCGGGCAAATATGTCGGCATTCCTCCAGGTTGACTTCACACAGAAGGAACTCAAGATTTCGAGACTCTGCACGAATATGTTCACAGAATACTTCCAAGGGTTGAACCTCGCTATCAGACCGTTGCTATTCCATTTTGTTTCAAAGCAACTGGCCAGTTTTCAGGAAACAAATACGTACATTAACCTATCGAAGTATTCAAAAACTATCTCCTCCTTATTAAATTGCTCGTTGCAGGCCTCCATCAACTCAATTCGCTCTTTATGGGTTCTTATGGGGGAAAATATGGTTGCCCTGTTTGGATACATGGACAGGGAGTATTTATTTACATCAGCATGCACTTTGATATTTTTTAATGCTGCCTTTGGTATCCACGAACAGACATATCACCATCTAGACCATGCTCTGAGGATATTTACCAAGATGAGGGACCTAGGTAACCATCCTGCAGGCCTTAGAATGGCACAGTTACTACGCCTAATGATCGATTTAGATTTTCACGATGTTATGAAGGATTTGATCGCCAAGCATTCTGACAGCTCCCGCTGTGCCTCGAGCTCTTTTGACCAGCCACAGGCTGAAATAGACACGCTTATGCAGCCAAGACCACAGTCACCAACAGCGAGTACAACAAGCAGCTCCGCATTATCAACGGATTCCGTTGCGCCTGATATGACTGAATTGTCAAAGCATGAAACGCTGACCATAGAGAAAAATGTCAGTAGATTAGATTTGCAAACCCTAGATATGCATGAAGATTTGCAAGAGCTTTTGGATAACTTAGACGAAGTAGGCAAATCAGATGATCAGCTGTGGAAGGAAGTGACGGATCAGGCGATGTGGCTAGGCAGCTCTATGGACCCCACTTCTGCATTAGGCAATGAAGCGGACTTCTATAGGTCCAACTCTACCCAATTCAAGTGA